In Spirosoma aureum, a single genomic region encodes these proteins:
- a CDS encoding NAD-dependent epimerase/dehydratase family protein produces MKLLITGGAGFVGSSLAIALKKNYPDYQIFALDNLKRRGSELSLARLKAAGIDFVHGDIRNKEDFDSLPAVDTVIEASAEPSVLAGLDGTPDYLINTNLFGTVNCLNYALKHKANFIFLSTSRVYPIKTIETLNFEEAETRFVLTDDQPVAGVSSRGIAENFPLDGARSLYGTTKLASELLIQEYNEFYGLKTVINRCGVITGPWQMGKVDQGVMVLWIAKHYFEQQLAYIGYGGTGKQTRDMLHIDDLYRLIDWELHNLDKVNGDILNAGGGVQSSASLQELTKICQEITGKTIPIKEVTENRAADIRLYITDNTNVTAKTGWSPQLGIREIVTDIHAWLDANRAALEPILR; encoded by the coding sequence ATGAAACTTTTGATCACCGGCGGGGCCGGATTTGTTGGCTCATCGCTGGCTATTGCACTCAAAAAAAACTACCCTGATTACCAGATTTTTGCGCTCGATAACCTGAAACGACGCGGTTCAGAACTGAGCCTGGCGCGGCTCAAAGCAGCCGGCATCGACTTTGTTCATGGCGATATTCGAAACAAGGAAGATTTCGATTCATTACCCGCCGTCGATACGGTCATCGAAGCCTCGGCTGAGCCATCCGTACTGGCAGGTCTGGATGGTACACCCGATTACCTCATCAATACCAATCTCTTTGGTACGGTCAATTGCCTGAACTACGCACTGAAGCACAAAGCCAATTTCATTTTTCTCTCGACGAGCCGTGTCTACCCGATCAAAACCATCGAAACATTGAATTTCGAGGAGGCCGAGACCCGCTTCGTATTGACTGATGATCAACCAGTAGCGGGGGTATCGTCGCGCGGAATTGCCGAGAATTTCCCGCTCGATGGTGCCCGGTCGCTGTATGGCACAACGAAACTTGCCTCTGAATTGCTGATTCAGGAATACAACGAGTTTTATGGCCTGAAAACGGTTATCAATCGCTGTGGGGTCATTACCGGTCCGTGGCAAATGGGTAAGGTCGATCAGGGTGTCATGGTTCTCTGGATCGCCAAGCACTATTTTGAGCAACAACTGGCCTATATCGGCTACGGCGGAACGGGTAAACAAACCCGCGATATGCTTCATATCGACGATCTATACCGGTTGATCGATTGGGAGTTACATAACCTGGATAAAGTCAACGGTGATATTTTGAACGCCGGTGGCGGAGTTCAAAGTAGCGCATCGTTACAGGAACTGACCAAAATTTGTCAGGAAATAACCGGAAAAACCATCCCGATTAAGGAGGTAACCGAAAACCGGGCGGCCGATATCCGACTTTACATCACCGACAATACGAATGTAACAGCGAAGACCGGCTGGTCACCTCAACTGGGCATCCGCGAAATCGTAACCGACATCCATGCCTGGCTTGATGCAAACCGGGCCGCTCTGGAGCCGATATTGCGATAG
- a CDS encoding heparinase II/III domain-containing protein, with protein MKTVTLFLTFIVVLGLSLPSVRAQVDHLATTPKLPDHPRILLLKGEEEAIKRTVGTDKTWNKLHQAILTESDVLLEAAPLERIQIGRRLLDKSREALRRLFFLSYAWRMTHQDKYLKRAEKELLTLSAFSDWNPTHFLDVAEMTMAVAIGYDWLYKDLPDQSRSIIKEAILKKGIEPSLDSKYNSWLKASHNWNQVCNAGMTYGAMAIYEDQPELAKRIINRSIDSIVLPMGDYNPNGAYPEGYGYWGYGTSFNVMFLSAIEKALGTDFGLSTKPGFLQTAGFMENMTGPSSNAFNFSDSGLNGELQPAMFWFAQKQKNPSLLWVERSRLITSDARQHIKNRLLPAAILWSNSVGITTIKEPESTMWVGMGKTPVGLMRTSWSDPNAIYVAMKGGSASTNHAHMDIGSFIMEADGVRWAMDFGMQNYETLESKGVDLWNGKQNSQRWQVFRYNNFVHNTLTINDQLQRVEGKAPITGSSSKPSFMSVTTDLTDIYKESLARANRGIAIVNKDYVVVRDELETLPMETTVRWTMLTPATAKIVGENKIELSKDGKTLILQVQEPAIVTLKTWPTDPKHDYDAPNPGTTLVGFEVKLPANTKSAITVLLIPEKAVKKTNTNVQPLQQWPH; from the coding sequence ATGAAAACGGTTACTTTATTTCTGACATTTATTGTCGTCCTGGGCCTGTCATTACCGTCTGTTCGGGCACAGGTCGATCATCTGGCCACTACGCCTAAATTACCTGATCACCCGCGAATTTTATTGCTTAAGGGCGAAGAGGAAGCGATAAAACGGACAGTAGGAACGGATAAAACCTGGAACAAACTCCATCAGGCGATTCTAACCGAATCGGATGTATTACTCGAAGCCGCACCGCTGGAACGGATTCAAATTGGCCGTCGCTTACTCGATAAATCGCGGGAAGCGTTGCGCCGACTGTTTTTTCTATCCTATGCCTGGCGAATGACTCATCAGGATAAATACCTGAAACGCGCCGAAAAAGAACTGCTAACCTTGTCGGCATTCAGCGACTGGAATCCGACCCATTTTCTGGACGTAGCCGAGATGACGATGGCCGTTGCCATTGGCTACGACTGGTTGTACAAGGATTTACCCGATCAATCCCGGTCAATCATTAAGGAAGCCATCCTGAAAAAAGGCATTGAACCGTCGCTGGATTCGAAATACAACAGCTGGCTGAAAGCAAGCCACAACTGGAACCAGGTCTGTAATGCCGGAATGACCTATGGAGCCATGGCGATTTATGAAGACCAGCCCGAACTGGCCAAACGCATCATCAATCGATCCATCGATTCCATCGTGTTACCCATGGGCGACTATAACCCCAATGGTGCCTATCCCGAAGGATATGGCTATTGGGGTTACGGCACCAGCTTTAACGTTATGTTTTTAAGCGCCATTGAAAAAGCATTGGGCACTGACTTTGGCTTATCGACAAAGCCCGGTTTTCTACAGACGGCCGGGTTCATGGAAAACATGACCGGGCCATCCAGCAACGCGTTTAATTTCTCTGATTCCGGACTTAACGGAGAGCTACAACCAGCGATGTTCTGGTTTGCCCAAAAGCAGAAAAACCCTTCACTGCTTTGGGTAGAACGGAGTCGGCTGATAACCAGCGATGCCCGGCAACACATCAAAAACCGGCTGCTCCCGGCGGCCATTCTCTGGAGTAACAGCGTTGGCATCACGACCATCAAGGAACCCGAATCAACGATGTGGGTAGGTATGGGCAAAACGCCGGTTGGTCTCATGCGTACTTCCTGGTCTGATCCGAACGCGATTTATGTCGCTATGAAAGGTGGGAGTGCCTCAACGAACCATGCCCACATGGATATTGGCTCTTTTATTATGGAAGCGGATGGCGTTCGCTGGGCGATGGATTTTGGGATGCAGAACTATGAAACGCTGGAATCGAAAGGGGTGGATTTATGGAACGGCAAACAGAATTCCCAGCGCTGGCAGGTATTTCGATACAACAATTTCGTGCATAATACTCTCACGATCAACGATCAGCTTCAACGGGTTGAGGGTAAGGCACCGATCACTGGCTCGTCGAGTAAGCCCTCGTTCATGAGCGTCACTACCGACCTGACCGACATCTATAAAGAGTCACTGGCAAGGGCCAACCGCGGGATTGCGATCGTCAATAAAGACTATGTTGTTGTTCGGGATGAACTGGAAACTCTTCCGATGGAGACTACCGTCCGATGGACAATGCTTACACCAGCTACAGCAAAGATTGTTGGAGAAAACAAAATAGAATTGTCAAAGGATGGTAAAACATTGATTCTTCAGGTTCAGGAACCGGCAATAGTCACGCTAAAAACCTGGCCAACCGATCCAAAACATGACTACGATGCGCCTAACCCCGGCACTACATTAGTTGGCTTTGAAGTCAAACTTCCCGCAAATACCAAATCGGCAATCACAGTTCTGCTGATTCCGGAAAAAGCAGTGAAGAAAACGAATACTAACGTGCAACCGTTACAGCAATGGCCCCATTGA
- a CDS encoding XisI protein — MDRLKKHKAIVRQIIEEIGRMTPSDEQSETQVIMDEERGHYLLFSIGWGHNRREYVPFVHLDVKPDAKVYIQHDGTDLKIANRLVEEGIEKQYIVLAFQSPNRRKLIPDFALS, encoded by the coding sequence ATGGATAGACTGAAAAAGCATAAAGCAATCGTTCGGCAGATAATCGAAGAAATTGGCCGTATGACTCCATCTGATGAGCAGTCGGAAACGCAGGTCATCATGGACGAGGAGCGTGGCCATTATTTACTTTTTTCGATAGGTTGGGGCCACAACCGCCGGGAGTATGTACCGTTCGTCCATCTAGACGTAAAACCAGATGCCAAAGTATATATCCAACATGACGGTACGGATTTGAAAATAGCTAACCGCTTAGTTGAAGAAGGGATTGAAAAACAGTACATTGTCCTTGCTTTTCAATCCCCCAACCGCCGGAAACTTATTCCAGATTTTGCACTTAGTTAG
- a CDS encoding element excision factor XisH family protein, whose translation MPAKDAYHDIVRTALEKESWQITHDPLRLVLGRRKGYVDLAAEKLLAAQRGTQKIAVEIKSFLGASTLDEFEDALGQFLIYKVALETDEPDRKLYLAIPASVYTDFFDDSFFIGILKRYAVLLLIFDEDQQTIIQWID comes from the coding sequence ATGCCTGCCAAAGACGCTTACCATGATATTGTTCGTACTGCTCTTGAGAAAGAATCGTGGCAGATTACCCATGATCCGTTACGACTTGTATTAGGACGAAGAAAAGGCTACGTCGATCTGGCAGCCGAAAAATTATTGGCTGCTCAGCGCGGAACTCAAAAAATTGCCGTTGAAATCAAAAGCTTCTTAGGTGCGTCAACATTGGATGAGTTCGAGGATGCTCTTGGGCAGTTTTTGATTTACAAGGTAGCACTGGAAACTGATGAACCTGACCGCAAACTTTATCTGGCGATCCCAGCCAGCGTATATACCGATTTTTTTGATGATTCGTTTTTTATCGGCATCTTAAAACGATACGCCGTGCTATTGCTTATTTTTGACGAAGATCAGCAAACAATAATCCAATGGATAGACTGA
- a CDS encoding KUP/HAK/KT family potassium transporter: MEDKKHLDSVTAAGLLVAMGIIYGDIGTSPLYTLRAIIGAGNVIRADVVRGALSCVFWTLTLQTTVKYVILILRADNRGEGGIFALYALVRRHARWLTLPAIIGGSALLADGIITPPISVSSAVEGLRLLYPAITEVLIIKIVIAILTVLFLIQAFGTSVVGTAFGPIMLVWFVMLGTLGIVQIAQAPGILAALNPYYAWWLLSEYPGGFWLLGSVFLCTTGAEALYSDMGHCGRANIRVSWVFVKTCLILNYFGQGAWLVSQEGKVLGARIPFYEVMPPWFLTIGIVIATAATVIASQALISGSFTLISEAIRLNFWPKVRLRYPSVQKGQLYVPSVNLLLWAGCVGVVLYFRESSNMEAAYGLAITLTMLMTTLLMSYYLYTKKYQAWGVVLFLTVYLGIEGSFLVANLIKFPHGGWVSLLIGFTIASVMYIWLQAFQIKLRLTEYVRIDHYVQAIKELSRDISIPKYATHLVFMSNAARQSEIESKIIYSIFQKRPKRADIYWFVHVDITDDPYTMEYKVNTIAPDDAYKVTFKLGFRVEQRINLFFRKVIEDMVKNKEVDITSRYESLRGQNVIGDFRFVVLEKFLSFENELPVRERFIMNLYFGIKGFTTSEDRWFGLDSSSVKIEKVPLVIRPVENVKLKRIAS, encoded by the coding sequence ATGGAAGATAAGAAGCATTTGGACTCTGTCACCGCTGCCGGTCTGCTGGTAGCAATGGGTATTATTTATGGTGACATTGGTACATCGCCCCTGTATACACTCAGGGCTATTATTGGAGCTGGGAACGTCATTCGGGCCGATGTTGTGAGGGGCGCTCTTTCGTGCGTGTTCTGGACACTGACGCTACAAACGACGGTTAAGTATGTAATCCTGATTCTACGGGCCGACAACCGGGGTGAAGGTGGTATTTTTGCTTTGTATGCACTGGTTCGCCGACACGCCAGGTGGCTTACACTACCAGCCATTATTGGTGGCTCAGCCTTGCTTGCCGATGGAATTATCACTCCGCCTATTTCGGTTTCTTCGGCTGTAGAAGGACTTCGGTTGCTGTATCCCGCAATAACCGAAGTGCTGATTATCAAGATCGTTATTGCTATTCTGACTGTTCTGTTCCTGATCCAGGCCTTTGGCACGAGCGTAGTTGGTACAGCTTTCGGACCGATCATGCTGGTCTGGTTTGTCATGTTGGGCACCCTTGGCATTGTTCAGATTGCGCAGGCGCCAGGCATACTGGCGGCTCTTAATCCCTACTATGCGTGGTGGCTATTGTCAGAATATCCGGGTGGCTTTTGGTTGCTGGGGTCGGTTTTTCTCTGCACAACGGGGGCCGAAGCGCTCTATTCCGACATGGGCCACTGCGGCCGGGCGAATATTCGGGTTAGCTGGGTTTTCGTTAAAACCTGCCTGATCCTGAATTATTTCGGTCAGGGTGCGTGGCTGGTAAGCCAGGAAGGAAAAGTATTGGGAGCGCGCATTCCATTCTATGAAGTCATGCCGCCCTGGTTCCTGACTATTGGAATCGTAATTGCCACTGCTGCTACGGTTATTGCCAGTCAGGCGCTCATAAGTGGCTCGTTTACACTCATCAGCGAGGCCATCCGTCTGAATTTCTGGCCTAAAGTTCGACTGCGATATCCAAGCGTTCAGAAAGGCCAGCTTTATGTGCCTAGCGTTAATCTGTTGCTTTGGGCTGGTTGTGTAGGTGTCGTTCTCTACTTCCGCGAGTCGTCGAATATGGAAGCAGCCTACGGTCTGGCCATTACGCTAACGATGCTCATGACTACACTTCTGATGTCGTATTACTTGTATACAAAGAAATACCAGGCCTGGGGCGTTGTCCTTTTTCTGACCGTTTATCTGGGTATCGAAGGCTCGTTTTTGGTCGCCAATCTGATCAAATTCCCGCATGGTGGCTGGGTATCACTGTTGATTGGGTTTACAATTGCGAGCGTCATGTACATCTGGCTACAGGCGTTCCAGATCAAACTCCGCCTGACCGAATACGTCCGGATCGATCATTATGTGCAGGCAATCAAAGAACTGAGTCGCGACATCAGTATTCCGAAATACGCTACCCATCTTGTCTTTATGAGTAATGCGGCCCGGCAATCGGAGATCGAATCTAAAATTATTTATTCGATCTTCCAGAAACGACCTAAACGGGCTGATATCTACTGGTTTGTCCATGTCGATATCACCGACGATCCCTATACGATGGAATACAAAGTGAATACCATCGCTCCGGATGATGCCTATAAAGTGACATTCAAACTTGGGTTTCGGGTCGAGCAACGGATAAACCTGTTCTTCCGGAAAGTAATTGAAGACATGGTGAAAAATAAAGAAGTGGACATTACCAGCCGTTACGAATCACTTCGGGGTCAGAACGTTATCGGTGATTTTCGGTTCGTGGTACTGGAAAAATTCCTCTCCTTTGAGAACGAACTGCCCGTCCGCGAACGATTTATCATGAACCTTTACTTCGGCATCAAAGGCTTCACCACATCCGAAGATCGCTGGTTTGGGCTGGATAGCAGTTCCGTTAAAATCGAAAAAGTACCGCTGGTTATCCGGCCAGTTGAAAACGTTAAACTTAAACGAATCGCATCCTGA
- a CDS encoding TonB-dependent receptor plug domain-containing protein, which translates to MRNFSLFWLMMSLAITTVAQTADLDVSVRELTRQQASAGQTVYLENPSIGLTLSAQTDVNGKVLFRSLSLNGVYRVYTKETDQYAETNAENIILRANYRRSVTLLLPTKREINLTEVNVRSTSASRINTTNAEVSSELDGKKVEELPVEGRDITRVLYRLPNVSQATGFFAEAPNVSINGANGLFNNYMIDGMDNNERFLGGQKFAIPVGFTRNVTVLTNNYSAEFGNTGGGIINITSKSGSNETTGEIFLLSRPGSVIDAQTSYPLRDLSGNQVKDGFARYQGGFGIGGALVKNKTFYYLNAEHTTDVKDNLLTSPQLGVNETVRGTNRFTYISGKLDQFWTDRFKSSLRVNIGQVAIGRQAGGLTGGIAFPSAANAQDRNSMLIASRNTYTTARFASETNIQYSSFRWNYARATNPDSPDVTVLNPAGQGIAYLGHPGYLFDSHENTLQVQQKVSFYRGNHTIRAGAEIICARHRLFGGGNPNGSYTVQLTAAQLAGLRERNLGAALSPADIPADAKVLGYSVELRPASFGTTQTIYTAYVEDQITAGPRLNLTLGLRYDYDNLSKGGASSGDFNNIAPRGSFNYKLSGRSSVRGGVGLFYDKILYTVYSDALQQNNTGADFKRQLQYFAEKGILPANTDLNRVTFDGNQTVGPGYNSAGQSFGYLKGPSAASFAGQRNNFSGERRILNPSGYQNPYTFESTLGYQYQVSDKLLFYADVVYNESYNLFRTTNLNVPSAWDYNVSAQQKIARSTDAANLTRPVPIANSAGTINGQMLTGVAQSVVMTEDKGRSRYTALSLNLQKERASDAYAYRLIYTLSRLYNDTEDVNFRAMDANNFSAEWGPSVNDRRHIINGIFNYYVGQRFTATLAALLQSGQPINRIPDATKYVVVDQNLKPLLGPDDRPLTSSDLNGDGSAFGDTYNGSTDRQPGESRNSDRLPWSKVIDVSLQYNLPVGAKTRRIEIRADIFNVLNTNNLSGYPNNATQSNQIQVGPRGSGIVQRNAGPPRQFQFGVRYLF; encoded by the coding sequence ATGAGAAATTTTTCTCTTTTCTGGCTCATGATGAGCCTGGCAATAACAACTGTTGCCCAAACTGCCGACCTGGATGTTAGCGTCCGTGAGCTAACCCGTCAGCAGGCAAGCGCCGGTCAAACGGTTTATCTCGAAAATCCGTCTATTGGCCTTACTCTGTCTGCACAAACCGATGTCAATGGGAAGGTTTTATTTCGTTCGCTTTCTCTAAATGGAGTCTATCGGGTCTACACCAAAGAAACCGACCAATATGCCGAAACGAACGCCGAAAACATCATTCTCCGGGCCAATTACCGGCGGAGCGTCACGTTGCTACTACCCACAAAACGCGAAATCAACTTAACGGAAGTGAACGTCAGAAGTACGAGTGCTTCCCGTATCAATACGACCAACGCTGAAGTATCGTCGGAACTGGATGGCAAAAAAGTGGAAGAATTGCCCGTCGAAGGACGCGATATTACCCGTGTGTTGTATCGACTCCCGAATGTGAGCCAGGCAACGGGTTTCTTTGCCGAAGCCCCAAACGTGAGTATCAACGGTGCCAATGGGCTTTTCAATAACTACATGATTGACGGGATGGACAACAATGAGCGTTTTCTGGGCGGTCAGAAATTCGCCATTCCCGTTGGATTTACCAGAAATGTGACAGTGCTGACCAATAACTATTCGGCCGAATTCGGAAATACGGGGGGCGGTATTATCAACATCACGAGTAAGTCAGGCAGCAACGAAACCACTGGCGAGATCTTCCTGTTAAGTCGGCCCGGTTCCGTGATCGATGCCCAGACAAGCTATCCATTACGCGATCTGTCGGGCAATCAGGTGAAAGATGGATTCGCCCGCTACCAGGGCGGTTTTGGTATCGGTGGCGCACTGGTCAAAAACAAAACGTTCTATTACCTGAATGCAGAACACACAACCGATGTTAAAGACAATCTCCTGACCTCGCCCCAATTAGGTGTCAATGAAACGGTGCGCGGCACCAATCGATTTACCTATATTTCCGGGAAACTGGATCAGTTCTGGACCGATCGCTTTAAATCTTCGTTGCGGGTAAATATTGGGCAGGTAGCCATTGGGCGTCAGGCGGGTGGTCTTACGGGCGGTATCGCCTTTCCGTCGGCAGCCAACGCGCAGGACCGGAATTCAATGCTGATAGCCTCACGTAATACGTATACCACCGCCCGATTCGCGTCTGAAACCAACATCCAGTACAGCAGCTTCCGCTGGAATTACGCCCGCGCAACGAATCCAGACAGCCCCGACGTGACGGTGCTCAATCCAGCTGGCCAGGGCATTGCCTACCTTGGCCACCCCGGTTATCTGTTCGATTCCCACGAGAATACACTTCAGGTCCAGCAAAAGGTCTCCTTTTATCGCGGTAATCACACCATCCGGGCTGGTGCCGAGATCATCTGTGCGCGACATCGGCTGTTCGGGGGCGGCAATCCCAATGGTAGTTACACCGTTCAGTTAACGGCCGCCCAGTTAGCCGGACTCCGCGAACGAAATCTGGGAGCAGCCCTTAGTCCTGCCGACATCCCGGCTGATGCTAAAGTGCTCGGCTATTCAGTTGAACTACGTCCGGCATCATTCGGTACAACCCAAACCATTTATACAGCTTATGTTGAAGACCAGATCACGGCTGGCCCGCGCCTGAACCTGACGCTGGGTCTGCGCTATGATTACGATAATCTTTCGAAAGGTGGAGCCAGTTCGGGCGATTTCAACAACATTGCTCCGCGTGGCAGTTTCAATTATAAACTCAGTGGCCGTTCGTCCGTTCGCGGTGGTGTCGGGCTGTTTTACGACAAGATTTTGTATACTGTCTATAGCGATGCCCTACAGCAGAATAATACGGGGGCTGACTTCAAACGGCAATTGCAGTATTTTGCCGAGAAAGGCATTTTACCCGCCAACACAGACCTGAACCGGGTGACGTTTGACGGCAATCAGACGGTTGGTCCCGGCTACAACAGTGCGGGGCAGTCGTTCGGTTATTTGAAGGGGCCATCGGCGGCTTCATTTGCCGGACAACGGAATAACTTCAGTGGCGAACGTCGTATTCTGAATCCCAGTGGCTATCAGAATCCCTACACGTTTGAGTCAACGCTTGGCTATCAGTACCAGGTGAGTGACAAGTTACTGTTTTATGCCGATGTGGTTTACAATGAGTCTTATAACCTCTTCCGTACCACAAACCTGAATGTCCCGTCGGCCTGGGATTATAATGTGAGCGCTCAGCAAAAAATCGCCCGATCGACCGATGCAGCTAACCTTACCCGGCCCGTGCCCATCGCCAACAGTGCAGGAACCATTAACGGTCAGATGCTAACGGGTGTTGCGCAGAGTGTGGTAATGACCGAAGACAAGGGGCGTTCGCGCTATACGGCACTGAGTTTGAATTTACAGAAAGAACGGGCCAGCGATGCCTATGCTTACCGGCTTATTTACACGCTTTCGCGATTGTATAACGACACGGAAGATGTCAATTTCCGAGCGATGGACGCTAACAATTTCAGCGCCGAATGGGGCCCATCCGTGAACGACAGGCGGCACATTATCAACGGTATTTTTAACTACTATGTCGGCCAGCGATTTACGGCAACACTAGCCGCTTTACTTCAGAGTGGACAGCCAATCAACCGAATTCCCGACGCGACAAAATACGTAGTTGTCGATCAGAATTTAAAGCCGCTGCTTGGTCCCGATGACAGGCCACTAACCAGCAGTGATCTTAATGGTGATGGCAGTGCCTTTGGCGATACGTACAATGGGAGCACCGACCGTCAACCCGGCGAAAGCCGCAACTCAGATCGGCTACCCTGGTCGAAGGTGATTGATGTAAGCCTGCAATACAACCTGCCCGTGGGCGCTAAAACCCGACGGATTGAAATCCGGGCCGATATTTTCAATGTGCTGAATACCAATAACCTCAGTGGCTACCCAAACAATGCGACGCAAAGCAACCAGATTCAGGTTGGCCCACGTGGAAGCGGTATTGTGCAACGAAATGCAGGGCCACCACGCCAGTTTCAATTTGGTGTACGGTATTTATTTTAA
- a CDS encoding MarR family winged helix-turn-helix transcriptional regulator, whose protein sequence is MEDQEQIQSELAAYMRTNDRNWARLMWAGKRLFERSIQQAMNASGIGTFKLSYIPFLASISLKSITNRELAQRAKVPKQAMSRTVKELEEQGLIWTEKNQKDGRSVKISLTMEGQKHLLAIKREQHRLMDEYKRIVGVEHFDIAVDVLRQIIAYHESLDQATDDE, encoded by the coding sequence ATGGAGGATCAGGAACAAATCCAGTCAGAATTAGCGGCTTACATGCGTACGAATGACCGCAACTGGGCACGGCTGATGTGGGCCGGTAAGCGTTTGTTTGAACGAAGCATTCAACAAGCTATGAACGCGTCAGGTATTGGCACGTTCAAACTATCCTATATACCTTTTCTGGCTAGTATTAGCCTGAAGAGCATTACCAATCGTGAGTTGGCGCAGCGGGCCAAAGTTCCCAAACAGGCGATGAGTCGAACGGTAAAGGAATTAGAGGAACAGGGTCTTATCTGGACTGAAAAGAATCAGAAAGACGGTCGGAGTGTAAAAATAAGCCTGACTATGGAGGGCCAAAAACACTTACTGGCTATTAAGCGGGAGCAGCATCGGCTAATGGATGAATATAAACGAATTGTGGGTGTAGAACATTTTGACATCGCCGTTGATGTCCTTCGTCAGATTATTGCTTACCACGAATCGCTTGATCAAGCGACTGATGACGAATAA
- a CDS encoding DUF2064 domain-containing protein — translation MSTRYPRTAVLLFILPAHLDAARKRLAIGQRASESKGTLRNRAFWVAMQQLAVAKVRAAGLTCVHSTEIVSTTDYSAPFGAQLSNAVQAVLTKGFDQVIVIGNDCPDLRVSDLRAAANALTHGQLPVGYDQRGGVFLFGLDQRILENRPAHLLANLPWQTPQLGASLANFLSNSFDGVMTLSAIRTDWNNRSDLRSGVWLSGAFSSLAHKIWVLIVTAWGPFNTLVYRSINKATHSYGLRAPPASC, via the coding sequence ATGAGTACTCGCTACCCTCGAACGGCCGTCCTGCTATTTATCTTACCGGCACACCTCGATGCTGCCCGCAAACGGCTTGCCATCGGTCAGCGGGCATCGGAGAGTAAAGGAACGCTACGCAATAGGGCATTTTGGGTTGCCATGCAACAGCTGGCTGTTGCAAAAGTACGGGCTGCCGGACTAACCTGTGTACATTCAACCGAAATAGTATCAACCACTGATTATTCGGCACCGTTTGGAGCACAATTGAGCAATGCCGTACAAGCTGTGCTAACGAAAGGCTTCGATCAGGTGATTGTCATCGGGAATGACTGCCCCGATCTGAGGGTTAGTGACCTGCGTGCAGCCGCTAATGCGCTGACTCATGGCCAGTTGCCGGTTGGTTACGACCAACGGGGAGGTGTTTTTCTCTTTGGCCTTGATCAGCGGATTCTGGAAAATCGTCCAGCTCATTTATTGGCAAACCTTCCATGGCAAACCCCACAACTCGGGGCCTCGCTGGCGAATTTCCTAAGCAATTCGTTCGATGGAGTAATGACTCTGTCAGCTATCCGAACCGATTGGAATAATCGTTCTGATCTACGGTCAGGAGTCTGGCTATCAGGCGCCTTTAGCAGTCTGGCACATAAAATATGGGTACTGATCGTTACGGCTTGGGGCCCGTTCAACACCCTTGTTTATCGTTCCATCAACAAGGCAACGCATTCCTATGGTCTGCGCGCTCCACCCGCTTCCTGCTAA
- the msrB gene encoding peptide-methionine (R)-S-oxide reductase MsrB: MKQNSLFVFTALLIAGAIWLYGFYFATPKPPHHLPAGATSPNGRRVEKSDAEWKSMLTRSQYTITRERGTEWPNSSELTHEHRPGAYSCVCCRNPLFSSATKFDSRTGWPSFYAPIVPNAVYSESDGYRTEIRCSVCDAHLGHVFNDGPEPTGLRYCMNGVAMVFTATSR, from the coding sequence ATGAAGCAGAATAGTCTTTTCGTTTTCACGGCCCTACTGATTGCAGGAGCGATCTGGCTGTACGGTTTCTACTTTGCTACACCTAAGCCCCCACACCATCTACCCGCCGGAGCAACCTCCCCGAACGGTCGGCGGGTTGAAAAGTCGGATGCTGAATGGAAATCCATGTTAACCAGGTCGCAATATACGATTACTCGTGAGCGGGGAACCGAATGGCCCAATAGCAGCGAACTGACCCATGAACACAGGCCGGGAGCTTATAGCTGCGTTTGCTGCAGGAATCCTCTTTTCTCATCCGCGACCAAGTTCGATTCACGGACTGGCTGGCCAAGCTTTTATGCGCCGATCGTACCGAATGCCGTTTATTCGGAATCCGACGGTTACCGTACCGAAATTCGCTGTTCCGTCTGTGACGCTCATCTTGGTCATGTTTTTAATGACGGACCAGAACCGACAGGGCTGCGGTATTGTATGAACGGGGTGGCAATGGTGTTTACAGCTACAAGCCGGTAA